The proteins below are encoded in one region of uncultured Eubacteriales bacterium:
- a CDS encoding conserved exported hypothetical protein (Evidence 4 : Homologs of previously reported genes of unknown function): MKITRKLSNKKLRRVLVPGMALFLALVLTLSAGMLLNAATLDDFFGRGERIVTLLASDDWDTEYYPQLYANARESRAAAIEVSKRLSDEGIVLLKNNGLLPLAGTAEVSPLGLRYYRPFYGGSGSSAIDAGEEYIVTPQEGLHKVFSSVNAAAEETLAPLLEDGQALADNLSVTAAIPLRGEGSTKDAIFEFSPEAYKDLAGSCAGTVGLVFLGRQTGEDRDSYSGVYNDGTPHMLALSTAEREVISFAKANCEGVVVVLESSSPMQIAELEDDAGIDAILWVGGAGCSGYESLGDILVGAVVPSGRTTDTYPADFKKDPTFANHDDGSERFVYTNAYTTLVSNYSWEENANAAFHEYEEGVYLGYKYYETSYDIGYLKDYFNRTDGVLYPFGYGLSYTSFSQEITALRDRGGEVAVTVRVTNTGSRFAGKDVVQLYFTAPYTQLDQDYGIEKPTAVLLQFGKTGLLAPGESEDVKLAFQKEAMASYCSARDNSDGTFGCYVLEEGEYTLSIRANSHEVLDAEAVSVPATVWYDSTTPRRSETDAQSERSSGGTPLGSPAGSADGEEAYQAATNRFAQLRSYMSDPAVSSVTVLSRKDWAGTQPTAPTDGDRAASDTVVRWIAESDSTKYDYTADPRLGNEPGSLVYRPDSPATGAKNGLVLADLRGKSYYDSTWNLLLDELTFTDLEELRLCLFEAAYHTGAMTSIGKPESVEHDGPQGLTQPDQAGHNWLVGTCAYPSAPVMAAGWNRDLLYELGYMVGQEALIASINGWYAPGLNLHRSPFGGRVSEYFSEDSLLAGCLGAQAVSGAGDAGLYCSVKHLVLIDSEGHRNPHTAVWLTEQALREVYLRPFEIALKTAMKTIRYTDTETGAAKLKTMRAGDFIMTGDCAVGTYWTSTCYELLNEVVRGEWGFQGFIVSDINLNANPNRVDMLLRSGSDALMSTTYGERVIVRDTTSATSISLLRRAVKNMCYTLVNSNVMQGVPPGSLVHYTAAPWQVGLTIFDVISGLILVSMSAWLVLRELDERKYPQHYRDD; encoded by the coding sequence ATGAAAATAACCCGCAAGCTCAGCAATAAAAAGCTCAGACGTGTCCTCGTGCCCGGCATGGCCCTCTTTCTGGCTCTGGTTCTCACCCTCTCGGCGGGAATGCTTCTCAACGCCGCCACGCTGGACGATTTCTTCGGCCGCGGCGAGCGGATCGTAACTCTGCTCGCCTCCGATGACTGGGACACCGAGTACTACCCCCAGCTCTACGCCAACGCCAGGGAATCCAGGGCCGCGGCCATCGAGGTCTCCAAGCGCCTCAGCGACGAGGGCATCGTCCTCCTGAAAAACAATGGCCTCCTTCCACTGGCGGGTACAGCGGAGGTCTCCCCCCTTGGGCTGCGGTACTACCGCCCCTTTTACGGCGGCAGCGGCTCTTCCGCCATCGACGCGGGAGAGGAGTACATCGTCACCCCCCAGGAGGGCCTGCACAAGGTATTCTCCTCGGTCAACGCCGCGGCGGAGGAGACCCTTGCCCCTCTGTTGGAGGACGGGCAGGCGCTTGCCGACAATCTCAGCGTGACCGCCGCAATTCCCCTCCGGGGCGAGGGGAGCACGAAGGACGCCATCTTCGAGTTCTCGCCGGAGGCTTACAAGGATCTGGCGGGCTCCTGCGCCGGGACGGTGGGTCTCGTCTTCCTGGGGCGGCAGACCGGCGAGGACCGGGACTCCTACTCCGGCGTCTACAACGACGGCACCCCCCATATGCTGGCCCTATCGACGGCGGAGCGGGAGGTCATCTCCTTCGCGAAGGCCAACTGCGAAGGCGTAGTGGTCGTCCTGGAGAGCTCCTCCCCCATGCAGATCGCAGAGCTGGAGGACGACGCGGGCATAGACGCCATCCTCTGGGTGGGCGGCGCGGGCTGCTCCGGCTATGAGAGCCTGGGGGACATCCTGGTGGGCGCGGTGGTCCCCTCCGGCAGGACGACGGACACCTACCCCGCCGATTTCAAGAAGGACCCCACCTTCGCAAACCATGACGACGGCTCCGAGCGCTTTGTCTACACCAACGCCTATACCACACTGGTGAGCAACTACTCCTGGGAGGAGAACGCCAACGCCGCCTTCCACGAGTACGAGGAGGGGGTGTACCTGGGCTACAAGTACTACGAGACGTCCTACGACATCGGCTATCTGAAGGACTACTTTAACCGGACCGACGGCGTGCTCTACCCTTTTGGCTACGGCCTCTCCTACACCTCCTTCTCTCAGGAGATCACCGCGCTTCGCGACCGGGGGGGCGAGGTAGCCGTCACCGTGCGTGTGACCAACACAGGCAGCCGTTTCGCGGGGAAGGACGTGGTCCAGCTCTACTTCACCGCGCCCTACACCCAGCTTGACCAGGACTACGGCATCGAAAAGCCAACCGCCGTTCTCCTCCAGTTCGGAAAGACCGGCCTCCTCGCCCCCGGCGAATCTGAGGACGTCAAGCTGGCCTTCCAAAAAGAAGCCATGGCTTCATACTGTTCCGCCCGGGATAACTCTGACGGCACGTTCGGCTGCTACGTCCTGGAGGAGGGTGAGTACACGCTCTCCATCCGTGCAAACTCCCACGAGGTGCTGGACGCCGAAGCCGTCTCCGTTCCGGCCACGGTCTGGTACGACAGCACAACCCCCCGCCGCTCGGAGACCGACGCCCAATCCGAGCGGAGCAGCGGCGGCACGCCCCTGGGCTCCCCCGCGGGGAGCGCCGACGGTGAGGAGGCGTACCAGGCGGCCACCAACCGGTTTGCGCAGCTGCGCTCCTATATGTCCGACCCCGCCGTCAGCAGCGTGACAGTCCTCTCCCGTAAGGACTGGGCGGGCACCCAGCCCACCGCCCCCACAGACGGCGACCGAGCTGCCTCGGACACAGTGGTACGCTGGATCGCCGAGTCGGACTCTACCAAATATGACTACACCGCCGACCCGCGCCTCGGCAACGAGCCGGGCAGCCTGGTCTACCGGCCGGACAGCCCCGCCACCGGGGCGAAGAACGGCCTGGTTCTGGCCGATCTGCGCGGGAAGAGCTACTACGACTCCACCTGGAATCTGCTGCTGGACGAGCTCACCTTCACCGACCTGGAGGAGCTGCGCCTCTGCCTCTTCGAGGCGGCCTATCATACCGGGGCCATGACCTCTATCGGCAAGCCCGAGTCCGTGGAGCATGACGGACCCCAGGGCCTCACCCAGCCGGACCAGGCCGGGCACAACTGGCTGGTGGGGACCTGCGCCTACCCCTCCGCGCCGGTGATGGCCGCCGGCTGGAACAGGGATTTACTCTACGAGCTGGGCTATATGGTGGGCCAGGAGGCATTGATTGCGAGCATCAACGGCTGGTATGCCCCCGGGCTTAACCTCCACCGCTCCCCCTTTGGCGGTCGGGTCTCCGAGTACTTCAGCGAGGACAGCCTTCTCGCCGGCTGCCTGGGCGCCCAGGCGGTGTCCGGCGCGGGGGACGCGGGGCTCTACTGCTCGGTCAAGCATCTGGTGCTGATCGACTCGGAGGGACACCGCAACCCGCACACGGCGGTATGGCTCACCGAACAGGCGCTGCGGGAGGTCTATCTCCGCCCCTTTGAGATCGCCCTGAAAACCGCCATGAAGACGATTCGGTACACCGACACCGAAACCGGCGCCGCCAAACTCAAAACCATGCGGGCGGGCGACTTCATCATGACCGGCGACTGCGCCGTGGGAACCTACTGGACCTCCACCTGCTACGAGCTGCTCAATGAAGTAGTACGGGGCGAATGGGGGTTCCAGGGGTTCATCGTCTCCGACATCAACCTCAATGCAAACCCCAACCGGGTGGACATGCTTCTGCGCTCCGGCAGCGACGCACTCATGTCCACGACCTATGGCGAGCGGGTGATCGTGCGGGACACCACCTCCGCCACCTCCATCTCCCTGCTCCGCCGGGCCGTCAAGAATATGTGCTATACCCTGGTAAACTCCAACGTCATGCAGGGAGTGCCCCCCGGCTCGTTGGTCCATTACACCGCCGCTCCGTGGCAGGTGGGGCTTACGATCTTCGACGTCATCTCCGGCCTGATTCTCGTCTCCATGAGCGCATGGCTCGTGCTCCGGGAGCTGGACGAGAGAAAATATCCCCAGCACTACAGGGATGATTGA
- a CDS encoding conserved membrane hypothetical protein (Evidence 4 : Homologs of previously reported genes of unknown function): MLQVSSLFLYKLLFMVNLIIAETLFLFRLNKKKHYALRFAGCTAFSFAFVFFFPILYYSAPYISFMFSAFFLLTLLTTKFCYDINWRSCLFCTVAGYSMQHLASVLYDLVVTLGRFDGGARMYSDAAASSINPISLMVMLEVYALVYWCLFHLLGKKVKRNEDLSIKSPSLLMLLTLTVLVEIVLNAFVIYRKYESLDMVYYLAAAITNVICSVSVLIMQFELLLRKTLEHELDIVYQMWHQEQKQFHITKETIDLINMKCHDMKHQIHSISKAAAIDPETLKGIEETISIYDSIVKTGNQALDIIIAEKSLYCAKNDIFVSYMIDGEKLNFISDTDVYSLFGNLLDNAIDVVLKLERDQRVIGITIKAEGELLSINSHNYCSGEVQMVGGLPVTAKENKDYHGFGVKSMVMIVEKYGGNITFDAKDQVFNLNILLPLPAKWQIPGAPEEQRGFIA, encoded by the coding sequence ATGCTCCAGGTGTCAAGCCTTTTTCTCTATAAGCTCCTGTTCATGGTAAATCTTATTATCGCGGAGACCCTGTTCCTGTTTCGATTGAACAAGAAAAAGCATTACGCGCTGCGTTTCGCGGGGTGTACGGCGTTCAGCTTTGCTTTCGTGTTCTTCTTCCCAATTTTGTACTATAGCGCCCCCTATATCTCCTTCATGTTCTCCGCCTTTTTTTTGCTGACCTTGCTCACCACAAAGTTCTGCTACGACATCAATTGGCGCAGCTGCCTCTTCTGCACCGTGGCGGGGTACAGTATGCAGCACCTCGCCTCTGTGCTCTACGACCTTGTTGTTACCCTGGGCCGGTTCGACGGGGGCGCTAGGATGTACAGCGACGCCGCCGCCAGCAGTATCAACCCCATCTCCCTGATGGTGATGCTGGAGGTGTACGCGCTGGTGTACTGGTGCCTGTTCCACCTGCTGGGGAAGAAGGTCAAGCGAAACGAGGACCTGTCCATCAAAAGCCCCTCCCTGCTCATGCTCCTCACGCTCACTGTGCTTGTAGAGATCGTTTTGAACGCCTTTGTCATCTACCGCAAGTATGAATCCCTCGACATGGTGTACTACCTGGCGGCGGCCATCACCAACGTGATCTGCAGCGTATCGGTTCTCATCATGCAGTTCGAGCTGCTCCTGCGCAAGACGCTGGAGCACGAGCTGGACATCGTCTACCAGATGTGGCACCAGGAGCAAAAGCAGTTTCATATCACGAAGGAGACCATTGACCTTATCAACATGAAGTGCCATGACATGAAGCACCAGATCCACTCCATCAGCAAGGCGGCGGCCATCGACCCGGAGACCCTCAAGGGCATCGAGGAGACCATCAGCATCTACGACTCCATCGTGAAGACCGGGAACCAGGCCCTCGACATCATCATCGCGGAGAAAAGCCTCTACTGCGCCAAGAACGATATCTTTGTCAGCTACATGATCGACGGGGAAAAGCTGAACTTTATAAGCGACACCGACGTGTACTCCCTTTTCGGCAACCTTCTGGACAACGCCATCGACGTGGTACTCAAGCTGGAACGGGACCAGCGGGTCATCGGCATCACCATCAAGGCCGAGGGGGAGCTGCTCAGCATCAACTCCCACAACTACTGCAGCGGTGAGGTCCAGATGGTGGGCGGCCTCCCCGTCACCGCCAAGGAGAACAAGGACTACCACGGTTTCGGCGTGAAGAGCATGGTGATGATCGTGGAGAAGTACGGCGGGAACATCACCTTTGATGCCAAGGACCAGGTATTCAACCTGAACATTCTCCTCCCCCTTCCGGCTAAGTGGCAAATTCCCGGAGCGCCGGAGGAGCAAAGAGGGTTTATCGCATGA